Proteins from one Chroococcidiopsis sp. CCMEE 29 genomic window:
- a CDS encoding insulinase family protein, whose product MNQLRRLILLRLPVPAAWQRLVVTFLIITGLSWALLPENALARTQTLTPAESIQPYLNRVIEQLSEFQLENGIKFIVLERHQAPVVSFLTYADVGGVNEPEGKTGVAHFLEHLAFKGTQRIGTRDYQAEKPLLARLDQLAEQIQAARAAKKPVEVIRLQAQFEQIEAEATKLVQQNQLGQIVEQAGGVGLNANTSTEATRYFYSFPANKLELWMSLESERFLEPVFREFYKEKDVILEERRLRVDNSPIGQMIEKFLDTAYQVHPYKRPVIGYEEDIRNLTREDVQQFFDTYYVPSNLTIAVVGDVNPTQVKQLAQVYFGRYKAKSAAADLKVVEPSQRGTREVSLQLPSQPWYLEGYHRPGINDPDHVVYEIIGRLLSDGRTSRLYKSLVEQQQIALSAQGFSGFPGDKYPNLMLFYALTAPGRSVDQVGLALGKEIEKLKIEPVSAQELERVKTQVRAGVLRSLKSNMGMAQLLLEYEVKTGSWRNLFKQLEAIAQVTPADVQRVARGTFTVENRTVGRLLSQ is encoded by the coding sequence ATGAACCAACTGCGTCGCTTGATTCTGCTTCGTTTACCCGTGCCTGCTGCATGGCAGCGGTTGGTGGTAACGTTTCTGATCATAACTGGACTATCTTGGGCTTTACTGCCAGAAAATGCCCTAGCCCGAACTCAGACTCTTACCCCAGCTGAGTCAATTCAGCCGTATCTAAATCGCGTGATTGAACAGCTGAGCGAGTTTCAGCTGGAAAATGGAATTAAATTCATTGTCTTGGAACGACACCAAGCGCCAGTTGTTTCCTTTCTCACCTATGCAGACGTAGGCGGTGTTAACGAGCCAGAGGGTAAAACGGGTGTAGCTCACTTTTTGGAGCATTTGGCTTTTAAAGGTACTCAACGGATTGGGACGAGGGACTATCAAGCAGAAAAGCCGCTGTTAGCCCGTTTAGATCAGCTGGCTGAACAAATTCAAGCAGCGAGGGCTGCAAAAAAGCCAGTAGAAGTTATTCGGTTGCAAGCCCAGTTTGAGCAGATTGAAGCGGAGGCAACTAAGTTAGTTCAGCAAAATCAGCTGGGGCAGATTGTGGAACAAGCTGGAGGGGTTGGTCTAAATGCTAATACCTCCACTGAGGCAACTCGCTACTTTTACAGCTTTCCTGCTAACAAATTAGAGCTTTGGATGTCGCTGGAGTCTGAGAGGTTTCTAGAGCCGGTGTTTCGAGAGTTTTACAAAGAGAAAGATGTGATTTTGGAGGAGCGGCGGCTGCGGGTTGATAATTCTCCCATCGGTCAGATGATTGAGAAATTTCTGGATACTGCTTATCAAGTGCATCCTTACAAGCGTCCCGTGATTGGCTACGAGGAAGATATCCGCAATTTGACACGGGAAGATGTGCAGCAGTTTTTCGATACGTATTACGTGCCCAGCAATTTGACGATCGCTGTTGTGGGTGATGTCAACCCAACTCAAGTAAAACAGCTCGCTCAGGTTTACTTTGGTCGCTATAAGGCAAAGTCTGCTGCTGCAGATCTAAAGGTAGTGGAACCTAGCCAAAGGGGAACTCGGGAAGTTTCGTTGCAGTTGCCTTCTCAGCCTTGGTATTTGGAGGGATATCACCGTCCAGGGATAAACGATCCAGATCATGTGGTTTATGAGATTATTGGGCGGTTGCTGAGTGATGGTCGCACATCGCGCTTGTATAAGTCTTTGGTGGAACAACAGCAGATTGCTCTGTCGGCACAAGGCTTTAGTGGTTTCCCAGGGGATAAGTATCCAAATTTGATGCTGTTTTATGCGTTAACGGCTCCTGGTCGCTCGGTTGATCAGGTGGGCTTGGCTTTAGGTAAGGAAATTGAAAAATTGAAGATTGAGCCAGTGTCGGCGCAGGAGTTGGAGCGGGTAAAGACTCAGGTACGGGCGGGAGTATTGCGATCGCTGAAGTCAAATATGGGGATGGCACAGCTGTTGTTGGAGTATGAAGTGAAAACGGGTTCGTGGCGGAATTTGTTTAAGCAGTTGGAGGCGATCGCGCAAGTAACGCCAGCTGATGTTCAGCGGGTGGCTAGAGGTACTTTTACGGTGGAAAATCGAACAGTTGGGCGTTTGTTGTCTCAGTGA
- a CDS encoding TetR/AcrR family transcriptional regulator — protein sequence MQVFNRPSQIEDSSRTRILKAAQRLFARQGFDGTTTRDLAAAASVAEGTLFRHFDNKKAILIEVATQGWIEILTDLLTELSEMGSYKAVAQVMHRRMWNFQKNADMMRVCFMEAQFHPELRDRIQSEVIAKMTDVAEAFFQTAMDKGIYRPMNPKIVAQVFLGMFAIAGFSHNTLMEPDASPKVMQEMAEGLADIFLNGVLATET from the coding sequence ATGCAAGTTTTTAACCGACCTTCTCAAATAGAAGATTCCTCCCGTACTCGCATTTTGAAAGCGGCGCAGCGGTTGTTTGCCCGCCAGGGCTTTGATGGTACGACTACCCGCGATTTAGCAGCCGCTGCCAGTGTAGCTGAAGGCACGCTGTTTCGCCATTTTGACAATAAGAAGGCAATTTTGATTGAAGTAGCGACACAAGGCTGGATCGAGATTCTCACAGATTTGCTGACGGAATTGAGTGAAATGGGCAGCTATAAAGCTGTTGCCCAGGTGATGCATCGCCGGATGTGGAATTTTCAGAAAAATGCCGATATGATGCGAGTTTGCTTTATGGAAGCTCAGTTCCACCCAGAGTTACGCGATCGCATTCAATCTGAAGTGATTGCCAAAATGACGGATGTGGCAGAAGCCTTCTTTCAAACCGCGATGGATAAAGGCATCTATCGCCCGATGAATCCCAAGATAGTTGCTCAGGTGTTTTTGGGCATGTTTGCGATCGCTGGTTTCAGCCACAACACACTCATGGAACCCGATGCCTCGCCCAAAGTAATGCAGGAAATGGCAGAAGGACTAGCTGATATTTTTCTCAATGGCGTTTTAGCTACAGAGACATAA